In the Spirochaetaceae bacterium genome, ACCGCGGCGAGCGGACGATAATCTTTCATGATGGCCCCCCAGTGTGTGTCTGTACGGTGTGAGCCTGTACCGTGTGAGGCTGTACGGTATGAGTCAGTACGGTCACTCCGTGACAGCGAAGCAGACGGCAACCGATGCCCAGGCATCGCCCGCCGGCCGGCTCGTTCGCGCCTGGGTAGAGTGTTCGTCGGTTCGCTCGGGCGGGTTCGCCGCCTGCTCGCGGTCGTCCTTGTCCAGGCCGTCATGGCAGGGTCCGGCGCCACCCTGGCGGCGGCCGACGGGGTCGATCTGCTGCAGCTTGCCGAGGAGCTGGGCGCGGTGCTGGAGTGGAACCCGGTGCGCCAGTTGGGCGTACTGGCCGCCGGCAACCGCAGGGTGGCACTGCGGGTGGGCACGCCGTGGGTGCTGGTGGACGGCACCGACCCGCTGTTCGTCGGCGACGTGGTACGCCGGGCGGGGGCGGTAGAAATCCCGTCGATGGGTGCCGACGAGCTGCGCCGGGTGCTGCAGGAGGGCACCGGAGCGCCGGTGCACCGGATCGGCGCCATCCTGATCGACCCGGGTCACGGCGGCAAGGATCCGGGCGCGGTCGCCAACCACGTCATGGATGGGCGCGAGGTGACGATGCTGGAGAAGGACATTGTGCTGGAAACCAGCATCGTGCTGCACCGGCTGCTCAGTGAGGGCTTTCCCGACAAGAAGGTGGTGCTGAGCCGCGCCGACGATCGTTATCTGACCCTGGAAGAGCGTACCCTGCTGGCCAACAACCTGCTCAACGAGACCGGGGCGCCGGTAATCTTCATCTCCATTCACGCCAACGCTTCGCTGAACAAGGTGGCGCGCGGCTTCGAGGTGTGGCACCTGCCGGAGGATCACCGGCGCGACGTGATCCTGCCCGACAGCTCGGCAGCGAAGTCGCGGGAACTGGCTCCGATCCTCAACTCGGTCCAGGAGGAAGAATTCACCCGCGATTCGCAACTCCTCGCGCACACCATCATCGACCACTTCCAGCACCGCGTAGGCGATCGCAGCATCAACCGCGGCGTCCACGAGGAGTCCTGGTTCGTGGTGCGCAACGCCAAGATGCCGGCCGTGCTGGTCGAACTCGGTTTCGCGACCAACAAGCGGGAGGCCGCGCTGCTGGCCGACCCGGGATACTTGCGGACCCTGGCGGAAGCCATCTACAGTGCGGTGGCGGCGTTCGTGGCCACCTATGAGGAGAGCGAATCCAGATGAACCTGCCCGGTCGCTCCGCGCCCGGGCGGAGGCCGAGTCGCTGCAGCCGGACGGTACCGGCGCCGCTCACCGGCGAAGGGGCGGGGAACACTGGAACCTGGTAACGGCGGTCGCCCTGGTGGCATGGCTGCTGGTGCTCGGATACAGCGCGCTGATGCAGCAGGACGCGGCCAGCGGGCGCGTGCGGCGGGTGCTGTTCTTCCCCGAGCTGCCGTACCACGGTGCGGCGCAGAGCGAGCAGCGCCAGGTTCGCGTGCTGCACCAGGAAGTGCGCTACGTCCCCTATCGGTCGCGCGCGGAACCCGCGCTGCGTCTACTGGTGGAGGAGACCATTCTCGGACCGGCGGATCATCGCACGTACCATCTCCTGCCGGCCGGCGTACGCGTCATTTCCACCCACGTCGCCGACGCCGTGGCGTATGTCAATCTGTCGCATCACGCCTTGCTCGGCGCCACCGCGATACCGAGTTCGGGTGGCGAGCG is a window encoding:
- a CDS encoding N-acetylmuramoyl-L-alanine amidase — protein: MAGSGATLAAADGVDLLQLAEELGAVLEWNPVRQLGVLAAGNRRVALRVGTPWVLVDGTDPLFVGDVVRRAGAVEIPSMGADELRRVLQEGTGAPVHRIGAILIDPGHGGKDPGAVANHVMDGREVTMLEKDIVLETSIVLHRLLSEGFPDKKVVLSRADDRYLTLEERTLLANNLLNETGAPVIFISIHANASLNKVARGFEVWHLPEDHRRDVILPDSSAAKSRELAPILNSVQEEEFTRDSQLLAHTIIDHFQHRVGDRSINRGVHEESWFVVRNAKMPAVLVELGFATNKREAALLADPGYLRTLAEAIYSAVAAFVATYEESESR
- a CDS encoding GerMN domain-containing protein gives rise to the protein MRRANPDEPARSLRARAEAESLQPDGTGAAHRRRGGEHWNLVTAVALVAWLLVLGYSALMQQDAASGRVRRVLFFPELPYHGAAQSEQRQVRVLHQEVRYVPYRSRAEPALRLLVEETILGPADHRTYHLLPAGVRVISTHVADAVAYVNLSHHALLGATAIPSSGGERIGTLTDIILFNFPRLRAVRILVDGQEPRLVPAPTEGADDG